The DNA window ataatattggaAATTCACagttctgctgttgttgtgtagCGGCAGCTTTAAGTAAAAATTGTCGTTAAATCACATGGTATATGGACCATAGGCGCCAGTCTCTCTTAGGCAGTCTTCAATAGTTCTCGTACTCGTTTCTAGGATATGAACAGATACAGCACAAACATGCCGAGGCCCACATAGTGGCTCAGATAGCCGGCCGCTGACCAATGATAAATGAAACCCAGTTCGTCGCTCaggctgccgccgccgccgccgctgccgctggtgGTGAAAGTCTCGCTGAACAGCACTACGCCCAGGTAGGCCAGATGTCCAATGGCCAGCAGCCTGAAGCCGAGATTCGTAAGCTCTACCACCCAGGAGCTGAAGCAGCGCCAGCCACGACGCTCCGGGCAGTGTGTATAGTGGCAACGTAGCATGCCACGGCAGGGATTAGCAGCGATGCAGGCATCGCAAAGCAGCGCCAAGTGGCGTCGCAGCATGGACTCGCCTTCGGCAAAGACGGCCAGCGAGAGCAGCACCACATAAATGCGAAAGTCCATGCCGTGCAACAGCGAGGATACCACATAAGTGCACACTACAGCGATCAGTGTGCGCAGACGCGAGCGTGGCCTGTTGCAGCAGTCGCTGTCACTGGGAGCGGCATGAACGTAAACATAGCGCTTGAGCCACTCATGCATGGGCATGTTCCAGCTGCGCACCAGCGCGCTTAGCGAACGTGGCCACTCAATGTGCCAGGCTTGGGTCACCAGCTCGCCCAGCagtgcgctgcgctgcgcgcTGTCCAGCTGCAGGCCGGCGGCTGCAATCAGCGCCTGACTTAGCCAGCTGATGAAGTAATGACTGCTGCGTACGCTCAGCGAACCCGTATACATGTGCAGCCATTGCGAACCGAAGTGGCGCTGCAGCATTTCAGATGGCAGGTGGAATTCGCTAAGCGCGGGCGCAAAGCAATTGGACACGCTGAGCGCCAGCAAACAGAGCAGCaagtttagcagcagctggaacAGCGTACGCAGCCAGATTGACTTGGCGCACAGCGAGTCCAGATAGCGTCTGTAGCTTATCCAGGGACCCAGCGCACAGCTGGCCGGCTGGCATATATAGCCCATATAAGCCAGCAAGCTGGGCATGCGCTGCGCCtgcgacgatgatgatgatgatgatgatgttgttgcttctgttAAGTCAAAGCCCAGTGAGATTAGCTTCATGTTTGCCACCATTTGCAGACCGCGCAGCTGCGGCCAATTGCCGCGCTTCTCCACCAGCCACAGCTCGTAGGCAAACTGACTGCCGATGCTTAGCACTGCAATAGCAATGGCGCTCATCTGACTGCCAGCCAGACGCAGACGCACCAGCTGTAGCAGCGCATAGCCCACCAAGCTGAGCACTagaaatagcagcagcaaatcctcGCCGAGCGTTGCATATAGCATGCCTGCGCCGCAAAATAGGTTGATGAGATGCAGCGGCGCTACCTTTAGGCTGTTAGCCTGCTGCTGATTGGTTGTTAGGCGTTGGCGTCGCGCATAGAGCATGCAGAGCAACCGGCAGAGCAGACAGCCAAACAGCAGCGGTGTTATATAGCTGGCCACTTGGCTAAGCGAGGGCAGCACACAGGCATTGTAGCTGTCCATCAAGCGTTGCTTTACGCTTGTCTGCATTAACACTGCCTCGCCATAGTCCTCCTCATCCTCCACATCCTCGTCGCCGGCATCATCATCTGCGTAGTATTGGTCGTCGTAGTACTGATAATCCATGCTGTTAGTTTTACGCTAACCCAGACGCTGGCAGCTGCTCTGGACCAcgtaattgttaaattgcaattgcaatttgttgccgGCAGTAGAGTTGCATCGAGTCGTTCATAATAAAACTGGCTCTTTTTCCTGTTGCCGCAATGGCACTTTTATTCTGAAATTGGCTCTTGTTTTCTTATGATTCGGCTTcagcaaaaatatgttttaatatatCTCTCTACTGTAATTTGTATACTGAGCAGAGTTCAGAACTAGTTCGATACAGCTGCTCGTTGAAAAGAGCAATCGAACTGCAATACCTCAGTACCTTGTTCAGTTGTTCGTTCAGTAGCTCAAAGGCTCGTTCAGTTTTATCAGAGCTGGTCACACTATTTTTCCATTTGTTTTTCGAAAATCAAAagttttcttgtttgtttttataaatatatatatacctaaTAATAGCATTTAACTTAATCacaagcttaagtttaattcAAATCTCATTAACTATGGAGTCCTACGTATTGGTGGCAATTGCACATAGCCGGAGCTTTGCAGCTGCGTTGTTTTTAATGGCAGCATGCTAGTATATTGGCCACAATCAGTTACGGCGGCTGGCAATAACAGCGACTTTTCTgctagctccagctccagctccatctTCGTCAGCACTTCTGTTCCCATCTCCGTCGACAGCACTGCTGGCTGTATGGGCGCAACGGACGTCAGCGCTTGGGTATAGCCAGTGATGCGGGGAAAGCAAACAATGCTTGATTTAAGCTCCCGCTGGTCTTGAAGTATGCCCTCTGGCAGGACCACTTCAATGCTTTTCATCTTCTCATAGCGCTGGAatccaaaataaaagcaacagcccagcaccagcagcgccACTATGCCCTGTAAGGTGCGGTAATTCAGCTGATCGTGCGACCGCCCGCTGCGATCCCACTCCAGCCAAGCAGTGCCACCACTCAGCTCACTGCCACTATAGCGGGCCGCCACTGCCCATTCATAGGAGTCATCCAACAGGCGTGAGTCATTTACATACGCCGCTGGCTGCAACGGCAGTTGTTTCGCCCCAATGGCCACTGTGTCATTGCACCGATTGCGCTGCGTTACATTCGATGCACACCAGAAGAGCATGTAGCCCTGGAGCTGATCATGGTGCTTGGGCGCATCCCATGTTAGGCTCGGTGCGTGTTTATCCTTATGCAGGCGCAACTGACTCGGCATACGCTGCTCCGCCTGCTCCCAGCTGCCAGGTATATGCAGCTTGCTGCTCTGCGGCGATCTGCCCTCTGCATTGCGACTCCAGATGTGCAGCATGTACGGTCCGCTGCTGGTCTTCTTCAGCTGCCTTATAATGGCCATATTGGCTTGCCACTCCACTTGTGGCTGACTAACCAATTGTCCCTGACTGTCGCTAATGTTGAGCTCATAACCAAAGTCAGGCCCATTGTATTCCgccggctgcagctgctgccagaatacgcgcagctgctgctgattttgcTCCTGCTGCAACTGAAAGCCGTCTGGCCAGACCAGCGGTGGACGCTTCGGAGCAGTGGCCGCTGAGCGAAAGCTGTACCCCACTGACGGACTCCATCGGGCCTTGCTATGCTCATAGCGACGCTGCACATGCAACGTATAATTGTGATAGGCCAGAGGTATGTGATGCAGGCAGATCTCTAGGAGAGTCTCTGTCAGCTTTGTCACCGTGTAGTTGCTCTTGGGCTGCAACTGGTCAGCGTCCGCTAGCGATTGACTCTGCAGCCGGAGTTGCCACTCCATTGTGTAGAGTATATGATTGGTAAGCTGTGGGTCCTTCCAACGCACACAGATCGTGCCGTTCTCATTGCGACTGGAGCTCAGAGCTTGCGGACGCGGCAGCAGTATCAACTCGGCGCGGGACCGCTCAAAGTCATACGATTGGTTGCCCAGCATATCTAACATATGCAGCTTCAGCTGATATCTTTGCtgaaattttatgaaattagcGGCGGGCACAACGCACAGCTCGCGGGTGAGGCTTTCGTTGACCACATCCTTCTGACAGTCATATCGCTGGCCAGCGTACTCCAGCTGAAATTTCGTCTCAGGATCCACTTCATCGATCGCCTTCTGTCTGTCAAAGCTGCAGTTGAGCGTGGCATTCAGCAGTAAGTCATTGAAGCTGCAGTTCAGATTGTCAATGGAGATGGGCACACCCACTGCAAATTTGGAATTGGCCACATTTTGACCATGGCAATTGCACTTGAACCAATATAGCAGCGGAGCCTTCGCCTCGGCATGCCTCTTCTCATAATATACGGCCGTCTCATTGATAATGTGGACAGTCAGCTTCGCGTGTGGCTTATCGCTGCGCACAATGCTCAGAGTGCTCACATTGCCGTTGCAGGTATCCGCCAGATCTTTTGCACTTCTCGCTCGACAGGTTATGTTATAGCTGTCGCCCACGCGCAGTCCTGCCCTGGAGGTGGTCAGCTCAAAGCGCTGGTCCACGCTGTCTCCGTTCACCTCGAAACCGCGCTGTGAGCTCACAAGCCACACAGCCAGTAGTGGTATCAACCAACAATTGTTCCGCCTATGCTTACACATTTTGCGATAAGCCatttgcacatacatatataaagactatactatatatatatataatatttgaatgCGTTATTTCAACTCTGATGTTTCAATCGTACGCCTGCTGGTTTGGCACTGAGCGTGAGTGATGCTGatgttgattttttataaattatacatacataatttgaTAACATAGGACTTTAAAttatacatgtacatacatatatcaaaatattatgcTAGTATAgattatgaaatgaaaaaccCCAGAAtctttttcaaattattaatatagtCAAAGCTCTGGAGTTTGGACACAAATCTGGTAGTTCCTGAAACTTCCACACTTTTCTTATGAATTAAGGTTCATAAGAAGCTGTGGTCGGAATACATCTTTCTGCGAATTACCTCGGGGTAAATACCCATAGGGCTTTActcaatacatacatatgtatgtaagtattttTGTAAATCAAGCTACCAATACAATCTGATTGGAATTGACAGAATTGTAATTTCcgagttattattatttaatattaataactcGGAAATTACAATTATCAGTATATACAATTATCAATTATCAATGTATATCAGTTCCAAGAATAATTGTTCCAAGAACTTTttcgtacatacatatgtacatgtatgtatgatTATATGAAAAAGTTCTTGGAACAATTATTCTTGGAActgatatacatacatatgtacattgatcattagtgtgcgtgtgtgtgttcgtgtgaaaaatatttgaaaactttaattttttgaatttcaaaaatatttaatacattatttaaaataatttacatgtatgtatatttataaagttatGTGTATATCTAGAGTAAAACTAAGAAtagtttcattttgtatatatacgtatatataatatgtgtatatataggcatatatagtatgtatatagtaggtatacatatgtatgtaagctCAAAATCAGTTCACTTATCAAGTATTACAGTTAAAAATCTTGTTATTAACTAAGagagcattaaaattaaatgtgtctgtgtgtgtgtgtgtgtgtgtgtgtgtgtataaagttTTCTTCTTTTTCCTTAACAAGTATAAAGTGCAGCACATTGCCATACAGAACAGagaaacatatataaatacataatatatgGGCAAGCTgtggcatacatacatataaatattataattaagttCGAAAGAGTTTTGCTTCAAgtgtcaattaaaatgcaataatatgattaattagctttaatgaatatattattgttgttctaCAGACACTGATCAATAATAATGACATGTACTCATCTTTGAAATTCTTAGTAAAAGCGAATGTACTGATAACAAAGGCCTTATTATCGATGACGTCATCGATCAATAGCTCAGTTGCGactcatatacacatatgcatacatatgtctgCCTCTGTCTGcgtatgtgcgcatgtgtgtgcgtgtgtgtgggtaataaaaacaaaaaaaaagaaacgtaaaaaaagaaaactataaAGTGTGAACAATTAatcttagtgtgtgtgtgtgtgtgtgtgggtgcatgtgtgtgtgtgtgtttatgcatTATACAAATAAGGCGAAAGGATGCACttgtatgggtgtgtgtgtgtggaaggCAAAGAGTAGCTGCGGTTTCttttagcaaataaatcataCAAAATTCATTTACTTAGGCAATTGTCTTGGGCACGCCTTTAATGTGGGGGCGTGTCCAGTTGCTTAAAGCATGTGACGATTATGCGCAATGGCATTTAGCTCCTGCGGCGTCACATAACCATTGATATTCGGTTGTAATCTCGACGTCGGCTGCGATGCGGCGGCAGCGCCGGCGGCGTTAACTGTTGGCTTCATTAATCCAgtgcgctgcagttgctccatGGAGGTGTAGCCAAAGCTGTTGGCTGTGGGCGCAG is part of the Drosophila busckii strain San Diego stock center, stock number 13000-0081.31 chromosome X, ASM1175060v1, whole genome shotgun sequence genome and encodes:
- the LOC108605628 gene encoding protein-serine O-palmitoleoyltransferase porcupine, which translates into the protein MDYQYYDDQYYADDDAGDEDVEDEEDYGEAVLMQTSVKQRLMDSYNACVLPSLSQVASYITPLLFGCLLCRLLCMLYARRQRLTTNQQQANSLKVAPLHLINLFCGAGMLYATLGEDLLLLFLVLSLVGYALLQLVRLRLAGSQMSAIAIAVLSIGSQFAYELWLVEKRGNWPQLRGLQMVANMKLISLGFDLTEATTSSSSSSSSQAQRMPSLLAYMGYICQPASCALGPWISYRRYLDSLCAKSIWLRTLFQLLLNLLLCLLALSVSNCFAPALSEFHLPSEMLQRHFGSQWLHMYTGSLSVRSSHYFISWLSQALIAAAGLQLDSAQRSALLGELVTQAWHIEWPRSLSALVRSWNMPMHEWLKRYVYVHAAPSDSDCCNRPRSRLRTLIAVVCTYVVSSLLHGMDFRIYVVLLSLAVFAEGESMLRRHLALLCDACIAANPCRGMLRCHYTHCPERRGWRCFSSWVVELTNLGFRLLAIGHLAYLGVVLFSETFTTSGSGGGGGSLSDELGFIYHWSAAGYLSHYVGLGMFVLYLFIS